The window CAGCCGGGACGCCCCAGCGCCCGGCCGATCAGGTCCCGGGCGCGGACCGACTTGCTGGCGATCCGGACCGGCTTGCCGTCGGCCCGTTCTGCCAGCGCGGCGGCGTTGTCGTCGAAGGCCGCGAGGTCCACGACGGCGTACGGCGGGTCGAGGTGCGCGGTCGCCCGGTCGAGGCGGTCACGAAGTTTGTCGCTTTCGATGGCCACGTGTGCACGCTAACTGTCTGGGAGCCAATGCGAAATACCCTCGCGTCTGTCCGGGCTGCGGGCGGTGGCTGCGGCGGCCTAGGCTCGACGAACAGGAGAATCTCGCGGCGGGGTGGGTCCCCGCCGGGTCTAGAGTGTTCCACCGGGACTGCCCAGCGATGGGCCGGCACGTGGAGGTACGGCCATCGAAAGCCAGTTCAACGGCGAGTCGCCCGGCGTGTCGTCGTCCTCGTCCAAGCCCAGCGGCGCCACCGAGAAGCCCGGCCCGGACCACTCCGGTTACGCCGCCATCCGCTCGGTGCTGCGGATCACCCCGTTCCGCCGGCTCTGGATCGTGCTCGGCGCGGCCTCCTTCGGCGACTGGTTCGGCCTGCTCGCCACCAGCGTCTTCGCCGCCTCCCAGGTCGAGGGCAGCACCGCCCAGGGCGCCGCGTTCGGTGGCGTGATCGCCATCCGGCTGCTGCCGGCGCTGGTGCTCGGCCCGGTCGCCGGCGTGTTCGCCGACCGGTTCGACCGGCGCTGGACCATGGTCATCTGCGACGTGCTGCGCTTCCTGCTCTTCGCCTCGATCCCGCTGGTCGCGTTGCTCGGGGCGAGCGGGCCGGTCGTGGTCGGCTGGGCGGCGATCGCCACCTTCCTGATCGAGTCGATCACGCTGCTGTGGATCCCGGCCAAGGAGGCCGCGGTCCCCAACCTGATCCCGCGCGCCCGGCTGGAGGCCGCCAACCAGCTCACGCTGATCACCACGTACGGCCTCACCCCCATCCTCGCCGCGCTGATCCTCGCCGCGCTCGACGGCATCGTGCGGGGGGCCACCGGGGGCTCGACGCCGGACTGGGCCGCGCCGGCCGACCTGGCGCTCTGGTTCAACGCGTTCTCCCGGCTGGCCACCGCGCTGGTGGTGGCGTACGGCATCAAGGAGATCAGCCAGGGGCAGTCCGCCGAGACGGACCGCACCGAGCAGAGCATGATGCGCCAGTTCAAGGAGGGCTGGCGCTACATCGGCCAGACCCCGCTGGTCCGCGGCCTGGTGCTCGGCATCTTCGGCGCGTTCGCCGGCGGCGGCATCGTGATCGGCACCGCCAAGTTCTTCGCCACCTCGCTCGGCGCCGGTGACGCCGCCTTCTACCTGCTCTTCGGCGCCATCTTCGTCGGCCTCGCGCTCGGCATCGGGCTCGGCCCGATGATCGTCAAGGAGATGTCCCGGCGGCGCTGGTTCGGCATGAGCATCGTGCTGGCCAGCGCATCGGTGATGGCCCTGGCGTTCGCCATCCACCTCTCCATGGCGATGGTCGGCGCGGTCCTGGTCGGCGCGGGCGCCGGCATGGCCTTCCTCTCCGGCACCACCCTGCTCGGCGGCGAGATCGCCGACGAGGTGCGCGGCCGGGTCTTCGCGGTGGTGCAGATCGGCACCCGGCTGGTGCTGATCCTCGCGATCGGCCTCAGCAGCCTGCTCGCCGGCGTCGGCGGCTCGCGCCGGCTGGAACTGGCCGACCTGGGCGTGTCGATCTCGTCCACCCGACTGCTGCTGCTCGCCGCCGGCGCCGCCGGCATCTTCGCCGGGATCAGCGCGTTCGGGCAGATGGACGACAAGAAGGGCGTTCCCGTCCTGGCCGACCTCTGGGGCTCGATCCGGGGACGCCCGCTGATGCCGGCCGAGCCGTTCGTCTCCGCCGGCCTCTTCGTGGTCTTCGAGGGCGGCGAGGGCGCCGGCAAGTCCACGCAGCTCGCCGCGCTCGCCGAGCGGCTGCGTGGGCAGGGGCGCGACGTGGTGGTGACCCGCGAGCCGGGGGCCACCGCCGTCGGCGAGCGGATCCGGTCGCTGCTGCTCGGCGCGCCCGGCTCCGACGTGCCGTCGCCGCGCGCCGAGGCGCTGCTCTACGCCGCCGACCGGGCGCACCACGTGGCCACCGTCGTCCGGCCGGCGCTCGTCCGGGGCGCGGTCGTGATCAGCGACCGGTACGTCGACTCGTCCCTGGCGTACCAGGGGGCGGGGCGGACGCTCCCCGTCGACGAGGTCTCCTGGCTCTCGTCGTGGGCCACCGGCGGGCTCAAGCCCGACCTGGTGGTGCTGCTGGACGTCGAACCGCACACCGGCCTGGCCCGGGTGGCGGCGCGTGCCGAGGCGGCCGACCACCTGGAGGCCGAGTCCGTCGCCTTCCACGAGCGGGTCCGCTACGCCTTCCTCGACCTCGCCGCCGCCGACCCGAAGCGCTACCTGGTGCTCGACGCGTCCCGCCCGGTCGAGGAGATCACCGGGCAGGTGGCCCGGCGGGTCGAGGAGATGTTCGGCAGCCCCGGCGGCATCGTGCACCCGCGCCCCGCGCAGGGACCGGACACCTCGGTGCAGCCGGAGTTATCCGAATCGGAGCTGGTACCGATGGAGCGCCGGACCTGATGCCCGACGTCTTCGCCGACCTGGTCGGGCAGGACGAGGCGGTCGACACGCTGCGCCGGGCCGCCGCCGCGGCGTCCGCCGTGCTGCGCGCCGCCGCCCCGCCCACGACCGACGCCGCCGGGGACGAGTTCGACGCGCTCGCCGACGAGGCCGACGGCGGCCAGCCGGCGCCCGCCGTCGACGCGGGGGCGGGGATGACGCACGCCTGGATCTTCACCGGGCCGCCCGGGTCGGGCCGGTCGGTGGCGGCGCGGGCCTTCGCCGCCGCCCTCCAGTGCGCGTACGGCACCGGCTGCGGCGGGTGCCCCGGCTGCCACACCACGATGACCGGCACCCACGCCGACGTCCGGATGGTGGTGCCGGAGGGGCTCTCCATCGGCGTCAACGAGATGCGGGCGCTGGTGCTGCGCGCCGCCAGCACCCCGTCCGGCGGGCGCTGGCAGGTGGTGGTCATCGAGGACGCGGACCGGCTCACCGAGGCGGCCGGCAACGCGCTGCTCAAGGCCATCGAGGAGCCGCCGCCGCGGACGGTCTTCCTGCTCTGCGCCCCGTCGACCCACCCGGACGACATCTCGGTGACCATCCGGTCGCGCTGCCGGGTCGTACCGCTGGTGCAGCCCGCGCCGGAGGCGGTGGCCGAGGTGCTGGCCCGCCGGGACGGCGTCGCGCCCGACGTGGCGCGCTGGGCCGCGGCGGCGGCGCAGGGGCACGTGGGACGGGCCCGCCGGCTGGCCCGCGACCCGGAGGCGCGCACGCGCCGGGAGGCGGTGCTCGCGGTGCCGCGCCGGCTGACCGGCGTGGGTGCCGCCTTCGACGCGGCGTCGGCGCTGATCGAGGCGGCCGAGGCGGAGGCCGAGGCATCCGTCGCGGAGACCGCCGCGGCCGAGCGGGCGGCGCTGGAGACCGCGCTCGGCGCCGGTGGCACCGGGCGGGGCGCGGCCGGCGCCATCCGGGGCGCCGCCGGGCAACTGAAGGACCTGGAGAAGCGGCAGAAGTCCCGGGCCACCCGGGCCCAGCGGGACGCGCTGGACCGGGCGCTGGTCGACCTGGCCGGCTTCTACCGCGACGCGCTCACCATGGCGCTGCGCGCCCCCGTCGCGCCGGTGCACACCGACACCGCCGCGCTGGCCGGGGCGGGCGCGCAGAAATGGGACGCCGAGGGGGCGCTGCGCCGCCTGGAAGCGGTGCTGGAGTGCCGGGCGGCGATCGAGGCGAACGTCAAGCCCCGGATCGCCGTCGAGGCGATGATGCTCTCGCTCTGGAAGGGCTGAGCCCGCCGACCGGACCGCCCGAGCCGGGGCTTCAGCGGCCGACCCGCCCCCGGAGTCCCGGCGGCCGGACCGGTTGTCCACAGGCATCGACAGGCGCAATTGCTGTGCGGTACGGTCCGGTGTGCCGCCGTGACGGTGGCAGCACGCACAGTGATTTTCCTGTTCCGGGAGGGGTCCGCCGATGCCGCGGGGGGAGATCGACGAGGCCTGGATCGAGGAGGCGGTGCGGCGCTACCGCCGGATCGAGTCCCTCCAGACCGAGTTCGACCAGGCGGTGTCGACCGTCGAGGTCACCGTGCGGTCGCCCGACGGGCTGGTCGAGGTGGTGGTCACCGCCGGCGGGCGGATCACCGACGTGCGCTTCCTGGGCCCGCTGCACACCCGCAACCCCCGCGACGTCGCCGGCTCGGTGCAGGCGGCGGTCACCGCGGCGGCCGACGCCGCCCAGTGGGCCCGGGAGAAGCTGCACAACGAGACCTTCGCCGCCTACCGGCCGCTGGCGGGAGCCTGAGATGGAGAGCCTGCGCGCCCTCGCCGCCCGGCTCGACGAGGCGAGCGAGACCATGACCGCCGTGTCCCGCACGGTCACCGCCGGCGACCCGGCGCAGGCCGCGTTCGGCGTCGACGCCCCCGGCCGGCCCGGGGAGATCGGGCGGGCCCTGCACCGGCAGTGGACCGCCGCCACCGGCGACCGGGCCCGGGAGGCGCACGTCGCCGCCCAGCGGCTGGCCGCCGCCGCAGCGGCGGTGCGGGCCGCCGCCGACCACTACGCGGACGTCGACCGCGCCGCTCGCCACCGGCTGACCGGGGAGGCGTGATGGACGCGCTGGACCGGCTCGCCGAGCCCGGCCTCGACCTGCTCCGCCGGGTCGACACGCTGCTCGCTGCGGGGGCCCCCGAGGGGCATCGCGTGTGGCCGCTGCTGCGCCGGATGCAGGTGCTCCCCGGCGAGGCCGTCCGCAACTTCCTCGACCTGCATCCGGCACCGCTGGCCGCCGCCGGCCACACCGCGCGCCGCCTGATGCGGGGCTACGACGACGCCTGCGCCGCGCTGACCGACCCGGTGCTCTGGTCCGGCCCGGCCGCGTCGTCCTACGGGCAGGCCCGGGCGGCCCTGCTGCGCCACCTCGACGAGGGGCCGGAGAGCCTGGTCGGCCGGCTGGAGTCGACGGCCGGCTACGCCGACGCGCTCGCCGACTGGGTGGAGGGCAGCCGGCTCGCACTGGCCCGGGCGCTCGCCGACGTCCTCCGGTGTGCCGAGGCGGTGACCGTGGTCGCCGCGACGTCGACGCCGGGCGGCGCACCGGGGCACCGGGCAGCCGCGGGTCCGGGCGCGACCGAGGCCGCCGAGATCGCCGCGCGGGTGCTGGCGGTGCTCTGCGTCGCGTACGACGGGGCCGAGACCCTGCTGCGCCAGTGGGCGCCGAGCCTCGCCGAGTCCCGCTGGCGGGCGCCCGTGGTCGACCGCCCCCGCTACGACACCCCCACCCGCGTCGGCTGGTGACGGACCCCGGATGCACGCGCGGTAGCCGGATGGCGACTGCCGGCCCGGCCGCCCCGGCCCGCGCGTCGTAGGGTGTGAGGCATGGGCATGCTCTGCGCGGTCAGCTTCCAGCGGTACGGGCGCCTCTACTACCTGGACCCGGGCGAGCTGCGTCCCCAGGTCGGCGACAAGGTGCTGGTGCCCACCGACGACGGGCCCGAGGTGGCCGAGTGCGTCTGGGCGGCGCAGTGGGTCACCGAGGAGACCGAGGGCTTCCCCCGGCTGGCCGGCCTGGCCGGCGAGGAGGACCTGCGTCGCGACGAGACGGTGCGCCGCCGCAAGGCCGAGGCCAAGGTCGCGGCGAAGCGGCTGATCCGGGAGCACGCCCTGCCGATGAAGGTGGTGGCGATCGACCACGTGCTGGGCGCCGCCGAGGGCGGTGGCGAGCGGAGCACCATCTACTTCACGGCCCCGCACCGGGTGGACTTCCGCGCGCTGGTCCGGGACCTCGGCGCCACCCTGCACTGCCGGGTCGAGCTGCGGCAGCTCTCCGCCCGGGACTCGGCGCGGGTGCAGGGCGGCATCGGCTCCTGCGGCCGGGACCTCTGCTGCGCCACCTTCCTCAACGACTTCGAGCCGGTCACCATCCGGATGGCGAAGGACCAGGACCTGCCGCTCAACCCGCTGCGCATCTCCGGCGCGTGCGGCCGGCTCATGTGCTGCCTCAAGTACGAGCACCCGCTCTACCAGCGGTTCCAGGAGTCGGCCCCGGCGATCGGCACGCGCGTGTCGACGCCGGAGGGCGACGGCCGGGTCGTCGGCCACAGCGTTCCCCGGGACTCCGTCACGGTACGTCTCGACGCTGACGGCTCCCGCTGTTCCTGCTCCCGCGCCTCGGTCTGCGGCCCCCGCCAGGCCCACGACCAGCACTACACCTCCTAGCCCACCCTTCCTCCACCCCCGCCTGCCCTGCCCCGGGGCAGGGTCAGGTGAGGGTGGTGGGGGGTTCGGCCAGGCGGGGGCGCAGCGGCCGCTTCGGAGCCAGCCAGGAGGACTCCGGGGACTGGTCGGGGTTGACCTGCCAGTCGCGGGACACCCGGTCGACGGCGATCGGGTAGATCGTCAGGGTCCCGTCGGGATCGATGCGCAGCCGCAGGAACGCCTTGGCGTCCTCGATGCCCTGCCCGGCGAAGAGCTCGTTGAGGTTCACCCCGAACGCGCCCGCCACCAGCAGGTACGCGGCCACCAACTGGCTCGCCACCAGCCCGCTCACCGGGCCGTAGAGCACCGCCGCGGCGACGGCCGGCAGCGGCCACGGCCAGTCGTAGAAGGGCAGGGCCAGCCACGCCCAGGTGCCGGCGGCGGCCAGCCCGATCTGGGCCAGGCCGTGGCCCACGCCGAGGATCCAGTGCCGGGCGTGCCGCTTGCCGCCGGAGCTGGGCGGCTTGGCGAAGAACGCCGCCGCGAGCATCGTGACGATCAGCATCGCCATCAGCGGCACGCTGAACAGCCGCTGGTCCGTCCCGCTCGGGTTGGTCGCGACGCCGGCCATCGCCAGCATCAGCAGCGTGTGCAGGGTGCCCAGCAGGGTGGTGAAGCCCGGGTTGCGCAGCGGCAGGCGGGGGAAGATCCCCCACGCGTACCGCCGGGAGCGGGCCTGCTCCGGGTAGCGGCCGGCCAGCTCGTACGGGTGGGAGGCGCTGGCCCGCCGGGCGAGGGTGTCGCGCGGCGGCACCTCGATGCGCTTTGGGAGCTGGTGCGTCGGGTAGAGGTACGCGCCGCCGCCCCCGCAGGTGATCAGCTGGCGGTCCGGGCCGGCGTAGCGGGCGTAGTGGTGCAGGTCGCCGGAGATCAGCAGCCGCGCCTGGGCCCCGGTGGGCGCGACGATCGTACGGATGAAGTAGTCGATCGAGTCGTACGCCGTGGGGTGGTCGGCGGCCTTGACCCACGTCGGCGCCGGCACGGCAAGGATCACCCGGCTCTGCGGGCCCAGCCGCTCGGCGACCCGGTCGAAGTAGGTGAGCTGCGGGTCGTCCAGGTACGAGCCGGACTGGTCGTCGAGGCCGAGCAGCCACCAGCCGGCGGGCAGCTCCACCGCGAAGTACGAGCGGGACTGCCCGGTCTCCCAGCCGCCGAAGTGCCGGTCCCGGGACCGGACGAAGAGCCGCAGGAAGGCGGTCAGGCCGTCGTACCAGTCGTGGTTGCCGGGCACCGCGAAGAGCGTGGGCCGCTCGGGCGGGGTGACCGGCAGCGCGGCCTGGTAGGGCCCCTTGCACCGGTCCTCGTACGCCTCGAAGGCCGCCGACGGGTAGACCTGGTCACCGCCCATCACCAGGGTCTGCGCGCGGGGCAACCGGTGCCCGTCCACCTCCAGTTCGGGCTGGGCGATCAGGTACGCCACCGAGTAGGTGGCGTTGAATCCGTCGCCCAGGTCGGCCACGTAGTCCAGCCAGAGCCCGCCGTCCGGCCCGACCTGCCGCGCGATGCGCGCGTCGAGGGAGTTCTGCAGCTCGCGCTTGTCCAGGTACGCCCCGAAGAGCATCGCCAGCAGCGTACGGATGCCGGTGCTGATCAGCAGGAACGGCGCGAGCCACGGCACGGGCTTGCGCGGGGTGAAGCCCAGCTCCCGGGGATCGGTGCCGCGTGGCCGGCGCGCCGCCCGCCCGCCCGCCGACTCGCTCGTGTGGGCACTCTCCGCCGCGCCATCCTGCGGATCCACGTCGGGGGCGCGATCGTCGTTCACCCGCCGCAGCGTAGTCCCGGCCGACGGCGGTCGCTGTCCGGCGGACGACGGTTCGGGGTCGGATGTCCGGATGGGGAACCCGCTCGGCCCGCCGGCGGGTCGTGCCGTACACTTGCTGATCGTTGCCGCCTTAGCTCAGTCGGCTAGAGCGACGCACTCGTAATGCGTAGGTCGACGGTTCGATTCCGTCAGGCGGCTCGGTGAAGAAGCCCAGGTCAACGACCTGGGCTTCTTCGTTTCTCCAGGTCGGTCACGCCCGTCGAGATCCCGTCCGCACATGGCCCGCACCCCCGTGCCACGCCAAGCTGCCCGCGCAACGACCCGGCCCCGGGCACCGAAGGCCCGGGGCCGGGTCCTGGCCCGTGTGACTCTCCCAGCGGGTCGGATCAGACGATCTTGAGATTGGCCATCATGCCCATCGCGCTGTGGTCGACCATGTGGCAGTGGTACGGGTAGACCCCGCGCCAGGTGTCGAAGGTGGCCTGGAGCCGTACGCTCTGCCCGGGCCAGACGATCACAGTGTCCTTCAGGCCGGACTCGGTGGGATCGGCCGGTGCGCCGTTGCGGCCGAGCACCCGGAACTGCACCAGGTGCATGTGGAAGTTGTGCGGCATGAAGGCGTTGGCGTTGGTCACCGTCCACTCCTCGGTGCTGCCCCAGGCGATGGTGGTGTCGATCCGCGCCGGATCGAAGACCTTG is drawn from Micromonospora sp. NBC_01740 and contains these coding sequences:
- the tmk gene encoding dTMP kinase, producing MLGAASFGDWFGLLATSVFAASQVEGSTAQGAAFGGVIAIRLLPALVLGPVAGVFADRFDRRWTMVICDVLRFLLFASIPLVALLGASGPVVVGWAAIATFLIESITLLWIPAKEAAVPNLIPRARLEAANQLTLITTYGLTPILAALILAALDGIVRGATGGSTPDWAAPADLALWFNAFSRLATALVVAYGIKEISQGQSAETDRTEQSMMRQFKEGWRYIGQTPLVRGLVLGIFGAFAGGGIVIGTAKFFATSLGAGDAAFYLLFGAIFVGLALGIGLGPMIVKEMSRRRWFGMSIVLASASVMALAFAIHLSMAMVGAVLVGAGAGMAFLSGTTLLGGEIADEVRGRVFAVVQIGTRLVLILAIGLSSLLAGVGGSRRLELADLGVSISSTRLLLLAAGAAGIFAGISAFGQMDDKKGVPVLADLWGSIRGRPLMPAEPFVSAGLFVVFEGGEGAGKSTQLAALAERLRGQGRDVVVTREPGATAVGERIRSLLLGAPGSDVPSPRAEALLYAADRAHHVATVVRPALVRGAVVISDRYVDSSLAYQGAGRTLPVDEVSWLSSWATGGLKPDLVVLLDVEPHTGLARVAARAEAADHLEAESVAFHERVRYAFLDLAAADPKRYLVLDASRPVEEITGQVARRVEEMFGSPGGIVHPRPAQGPDTSVQPELSESELVPMERRT
- a CDS encoding DNA polymerase III subunit delta' — protein: MPDVFADLVGQDEAVDTLRRAAAAASAVLRAAAPPTTDAAGDEFDALADEADGGQPAPAVDAGAGMTHAWIFTGPPGSGRSVAARAFAAALQCAYGTGCGGCPGCHTTMTGTHADVRMVVPEGLSIGVNEMRALVLRAASTPSGGRWQVVVIEDADRLTEAAGNALLKAIEEPPPRTVFLLCAPSTHPDDISVTIRSRCRVVPLVQPAPEAVAEVLARRDGVAPDVARWAAAAAQGHVGRARRLARDPEARTRREAVLAVPRRLTGVGAAFDAASALIEAAEAEAEASVAETAAAERAALETALGAGGTGRGAAGAIRGAAGQLKDLEKRQKSRATRAQRDALDRALVDLAGFYRDALTMALRAPVAPVHTDTAALAGAGAQKWDAEGALRRLEAVLECRAAIEANVKPRIAVEAMMLSLWKG
- a CDS encoding YbaB/EbfC family nucleoid-associated protein, which codes for MPRGEIDEAWIEEAVRRYRRIESLQTEFDQAVSTVEVTVRSPDGLVEVVVTAGGRITDVRFLGPLHTRNPRDVAGSVQAAVTAAADAAQWAREKLHNETFAAYRPLAGA
- a CDS encoding PSP1 domain-containing protein, with protein sequence MGMLCAVSFQRYGRLYYLDPGELRPQVGDKVLVPTDDGPEVAECVWAAQWVTEETEGFPRLAGLAGEEDLRRDETVRRRKAEAKVAAKRLIREHALPMKVVAIDHVLGAAEGGGERSTIYFTAPHRVDFRALVRDLGATLHCRVELRQLSARDSARVQGGIGSCGRDLCCATFLNDFEPVTIRMAKDQDLPLNPLRISGACGRLMCCLKYEHPLYQRFQESAPAIGTRVSTPEGDGRVVGHSVPRDSVTVRLDADGSRCSCSRASVCGPRQAHDQHYTS
- a CDS encoding metallophosphoesterase family protein, translated to MDPQDGAAESAHTSESAGGRAARRPRGTDPRELGFTPRKPVPWLAPFLLISTGIRTLLAMLFGAYLDKRELQNSLDARIARQVGPDGGLWLDYVADLGDGFNATYSVAYLIAQPELEVDGHRLPRAQTLVMGGDQVYPSAAFEAYEDRCKGPYQAALPVTPPERPTLFAVPGNHDWYDGLTAFLRLFVRSRDRHFGGWETGQSRSYFAVELPAGWWLLGLDDQSGSYLDDPQLTYFDRVAERLGPQSRVILAVPAPTWVKAADHPTAYDSIDYFIRTIVAPTGAQARLLISGDLHHYARYAGPDRQLITCGGGGAYLYPTHQLPKRIEVPPRDTLARRASASHPYELAGRYPEQARSRRYAWGIFPRLPLRNPGFTTLLGTLHTLLMLAMAGVATNPSGTDQRLFSVPLMAMLIVTMLAAAFFAKPPSSGGKRHARHWILGVGHGLAQIGLAAAGTWAWLALPFYDWPWPLPAVAAAVLYGPVSGLVASQLVAAYLLVAGAFGVNLNELFAGQGIEDAKAFLRLRIDPDGTLTIYPIAVDRVSRDWQVNPDQSPESSWLAPKRPLRPRLAEPPTTLT